GCGCACGAAGTGGGACACACGCTCGGCCTCATCCACAACTACTATGACAGCCGGCTCGGCCGGATCTCGGTCATGGACTATCCTCACCCGCTCGTGACACTGGGTGACGCCGGAGAGCTCGACTATTCCGAGGTCTATGACGTGGACATCGGAGAGTGGGACAAGGTCGCGATCGTGTACGGGTACTCCGAATTCCCGGAGGGAGCGGACGAAGCCGCCGAGTTGCAGCGGATCCTGGACGAGGCCTGGGACGAGGACGTCATCCTCTTCACGAACCAGGACATCAACATCCACGCGCGCGCCGACCAGTGGTCGAACGGGGTGGACGCGGCGGCGGAACTCGAGCGGATGATGGACGTGCGGCGGCACTCCCTGGACCGCTTCGGCGAGGGCGCGATCCGCGCCGGGCGGCCGATCGTTACGGTCGAGGAGGCGCTGGTCCCGCTGTACATGCACCACCGCTACCAGGTGGACGCGGCCGCCTCGCTGCTCGGAGGGCTGGAGTACGTCTACGCCTTCCGAGGGGACGGGCGGACGCCCGTGAAGCGCGTCGCCGGCGGGGCGCAGCGGGCGGCGCTCGGTGCGCTGGCCCGGACGATGCGGCCGGCGGAGTTGGAGATCCCCGCCGGTGTGCTTGACTTGCTGCCGCCCCGGCCACCGGGGTTCGGGCGCCACCGGGAGATGTTTCCCCGCTACACGGGGCCGGCCTTCGATGCAGTCACGCCAGCAGTCGTGGCGGCGGACCACACCGTGTCACGCGTCCTCGAACCGTCGCGGGCGGCGCGCCTCGTGCAGCAGCACGCGCTCGACCCGAGCCTGCCGGGCCTGAAGGAAGTGCTGACGACGCTGGTCGACGCCGTGCGCCCGGAGCCGAACGAGACGCCGTACCGCACGCAACTCCGCCTGGCCGCGTTCCGCGTGGTCGTGGATCGGATCATGGCCCTCGCGGACCAGGCGTCCATGCCGCACGTGCGCGCCATCGCGACGCGGAGCCTGACCGACATGCGGGCCGAGATGGCCGCGAACCCGCCGCCGGAGCGGGACGCCGCCTTCGCCGCGCTGGTCGACCGCGACATCGAGCGCTTCCTCGAGAAGCCCTCGGCGCCCTACGAGATGCCGGGGACGCCGAGCGCGCCGCCGGGCGCGCCGATCGGGGAACCCGCGATGGACTGGCTGGCGCGCGAGGCCTGGACCGCCGCCGGCCCCACCGGCTGGGCAGCACAGTGGCTCGGGACTGCGCCCGCCTGTTCGGCCGACCGGCAGAACTTCTGAAGGGAGTTCGCGGCGGGAGACGTTCCCGCGGGAACGTGGTGAGCCTCAGCTGTAGCCGATGGCGAGGGCGATGACGAGAGCGACCGCTCCGAGCGCCATCAGCATGAGGTAGCGCGGGATCACGAACCGCAGCCACGACTCGTAGCGGACGCCGCTCGCGGCCAGGATCGCCATCAGGGCGCCGTTGGTGGGCGTGATCAGTTCGCACAGCCCGGCCCCGTACTGGTAGGCCAGGATCGTGATCTGCCGCGAGAGCCCGAGCAGGTCGGAGAGCGGTACGAGGACGGGCAGCGTCAGCACGGCCTGTCCGCTCACGCTGGGCACGGCGAAGTGCAGTACGCCCTGCGCGGCCGACATTCCGATGGCCGAGAGCGCGAGCGGCAGGTCCGCGAGCGGGACGAACAGTCCGCGCACGATGGTGTCGATGATCCGCCCGTCATCCATGACCACGTAGATCGCGTTGGCGAAGCCGATAAGCAGCGCGGCGTATCCCATCGACCGGAACCCCTCGGCGTAGGCATGGGCCGTCCCGGTCACGCCGAGCCGGCCTATGATCCCCACCACGACGCCCATGATGAAGAAGAGGGCCGACATGTGGTCGAACTCCCACTCCCACCGGAGCAGTCCCCACACGAGGACGACGAAGGTCGAGGCGACGATCGCGAAGATGGTTACGTCCCTCCAGCCGAGTGCCCCATCCGGCTCCGAGACGTCCGTCGTCTCCTCTGCCTCGGGCCCCGCACGGGTACGCGCGGCATACCGCATCGTCCACCAGATCCAGAGGCCGAGGGCGATGGCCAGGAACGCGAGACGGAACGCCCAGCCCGAAAGCAGCGCCACGTCGGACACCTTCTGGGCGATTTGGACCTGGAACGGGTTGATGGGGCTGAAGGCCGACCCCACGAAGGCGGAGCCCGCGCTGACGGCCACCCCCACCATCGGAGAGTAGCCGAGCCGCTTGGTGAGCAGCATGAGCGCGGGAACGAGGGGGATGATCTCCTCCTGCATGTTCTCCGTCACGCCGCCCGCCGCAAAGGCGAGACAGACGACCGGGATCGCGAGGATCTCGCGGCCCTCGAGCCCCCGGACGAGCCAGGTCACGCCGCGCCGGAGCGCCCCCGTCGCATCGAACACGGCGAACGCCCCGCCGATGAGAAAGATGAGGAACACGACATCGGCGCGGTCCGCCATCCCCCGCGGGATCGCAACGATCGCCTCGAAGGCGCCGATCCGGTTGGCTTCCACCTCGTGGAAGGTCCCCGGCACCACGACGCTGCGCCCCGTCACCGGATCGTCCCGCCGCTCGTACTCCCCCGCCGGCAGCACGTACGACAGCGCCGCAGCCGCCAGGATCGCGACCGTGAGCAGCGTCAGCGGATGCGGAAACCGCAGCCTTCGCACCCGTTGCCTCAGGCGCTCGCGAAACGTCCGTGATGTGGCCATGAATGCTGAAGGTGCCTGCTACCCTCCCGATCTGACAATCCGAGGTACTGGTCGGCGTCCGGTTTCGCACGCGGTGCTGTTCCGGCTCGCAGCGGGGACGATCCGGCACGCCCTGGTTTTGGGGGAGCGAGGTTTGCCGGTCCCCTGCGTCCCTGCCCTCAGTGCGAACGCGTACAGCTCGGGACGCGCAAGCCGTCGGTCAGAAGGGACAGACCTCCCTGGTCGGCCGCATACCGGCCGCGCTCTCAAGGCGGAGGCGGAGCACGTAGCTCAAGCCCAGCGCGTCGCGGGCGATTCCGTGGATCACGCCTCCCGCGCCGAAATCGATGGGATCCACCATCTGGCCCCCAAACCGGACGGTTGCGATTCCCACTGACGAGGAAACATCGCCGCGGTACCGGCCGCAATTGTCGAACAGATCCCATACCCGATGGTCGCCCGGGTTATCGGGGTCGTCCGGAAAACGCAGCACCCAGAGCCAGCCCTCCGGCGACACGCTCAGACCCGCAATCAGGGGCTCGAACTCGGACTCGTCCGAGTCGTCGGGCGGAGGCTGGGGCGCGTCGCCCAGTTCGATCGTACGAACGGTGTCGCCGACGAATGTAATCTCGTGAAAGCGGTGTGCCGCTCTGTTCGCCGCCCACACCGTTTCACCGCCCGCGAACGCCCACGCGCGCCGCGGAATCGAGACCCTCACGATGCCGCCACGCGTGATGCGGCCCCCGCTCTCGCTTCTGCTCTGCATCGTGTTGGTGCTGATGCGGCTGTCGAGCAGAACGGAATCCCGGGGCACGAAGGGGCTCGGATGCTCCGGGTACACCGGGAGGCGCACGCCGTAGGTTCGGCTGTGGGAGGTGGTCTCGTCCCCCGACCGCGTCCGGTCGCTGACGCGTACCTCCTGGTAGACGAAGCCCTGGTCGTCCGCGGCGACGATCTTGCTCCGGGGCGGGAGTTGGCCGCCTACGAGGAAACCTCCGGCGCGGCTGAGTTCGTTCCCGAGGGAATCGAAACTCAGCTGTTGCCGGCCATCGCCGATCCAGAGCCGGTTCGGCGGCTGGAACACAAGCGCCTGGCCGGAGGCCCAGTCCCGGTAGCGCACCTCGCCGGGCCCCTCGCCTCCGCGGGCCATGTTTCGCAGATGCCGGCCGTCGCGGTCGAAGACGCGAACCTCTTTCGAGCCCACATCCAGGACGTAGATGTTGCCTCGCTCGTCCACGGCGACATCGTGCACATCGCCGAAGACCTCGGGTCCGGTGCCATCGGCCTGGCCGAGCCGGAGTTCCTCGACCAGGCGCCATTCCTCGGGCCCCCCTCCCCGCGGCGGGGCGGAGTTGCGCACGAGGATGCGACCCCCATCGAGGGTCTCGACCGTCACCTCCTGCGGGGCGTGTGGCGCCTCCATGCCGAGAGCGGGCGCGGGGCCCGCTGCCGTCAGCAGGATCGCCGCCGTGGCTCGCGCCACCCGGCGGACTCCCGGCCGGCTCCTCACCCTCTCGAGCCGCGCTCGCTGGAGACGCCGCCCTGTTCGGAGACCGGCTTTCCGATGAGTTCGAGGCCGAGGTCGCGGCCCTTCACGACGGCCGGAACGCCTTCCTCCATCCAGCGCGGGGCCGGGGCGTCGATCAGGTAGTAGTCGAAGAACTGCTGCATGCGGATCGCCCAGTCCTCCTGGTTCGCCTGTCGCCCGAGACCGTGTCCCTCGCCGTTGTAGTTCAGCATGAACACGGGCAGCCCCAGCCGGCGCATGGCGACGAACATCTCGATCCCCTGGTACCACGGCACCGCGCCGTCCTCGTCGTTGTGCAGCATGAGGAGCGGAGTCCGGATCTTGTCCGCGAAGAAGACGGGCGAGTTGTGGACGTAGCGGTCGCGTTCGTCCCAGAGCGTCCCGCCGATCCGGCTCTGCGTGCGCTCGTACTGGAACATGCGGCTCATCCCGCTCTGCCAGCGGATGCCTCCGTAGGCGCTCGTCATGTTCGACACGGGCGCGCCGGCTTCAGCGGCGGCGAAGACGTTCGTCTTCGTGATCATGTAGGCGATCTGGTAGCCGCCCCAGGAGTGGCCCTGCACGCCGACCCGGTCCGGATCGATGAACCCCTGCGCGATGAGCGCCTGCACGCCGGGCACGACGGCGTCGAGCGCGCTCTCGCCCGGATAGCCGATCTCGTACGGGATGTCGGGGACGAACACGACGTAGCCGCGGCTCGCGTAGAAGGAGAAGCGCACCGAAGCGCGGTTCGGCAGGGGCGGCTGATAACTATGCAGCCCGTCGGACATGCGCTCGTAGAAGTAGACCATGAGCGGATACTGCTGCGAGGGATCGAAGCCGTCCGGCTTGATCAGGATGCCGTCGAGCGGCGTGCGGTCGTTCGACATCCAGTGGACGAGTTCGGCGCTCCCCCAGCGGTACTCGTCCTGCTGCGGGTTCGCGTCGCTCAGTTTGCGCGCGTTCCCGAAATCCGCGTCACCGACCCACAGATCCGGAAACTCGACGAACGTCTGGCGCGTCCACACATGGCGCTCGGCGTCCTCGGCCTTCGCCGGCGACGCGTAACGCACGTCGCCCATGATCAGTTCCTCGATCCGGCCGGCCTCGTCGGTCCGACCGCGCGCGAACCCGGACGCCTTCGTTCCCATGTCGAAGACCGAGAAGAGGACCTCGCCCTCCTCGATGCCCTCGCCGGCCCCGCCTCCGCCGAAGCCGCCGAACCCGAAGAAGTTGCCGCCGCCGCCCTCGGCCACGCGCTGCACGCGATAGCGTAGATCGGCCTCCCGCCCCTCGGTGAGACGCACGGCGGGGTCTTCGCCGCTCGGGTCGACGCGCCACACGTCGTTCCGGTCGTACACGAGCATGGCGGCATCGCCCTCGACCCACGTCGCGCCGCCATAGGGGGGCGGTCCCTGCGGGTGGTCGTCGAGTTCGTTGTAGAAGGCGACGGGAAGACTCCCGGTCAGGCTGCGCGCGGGTTCGGAGCCGTCCATCGGCGCGGCCTTCCAGTCCCGGTCCGTTTCGTCCCACCAGTACGCGTACGTCCCCTCCGGCGAGAGGCTGGCGCCGCCGAAGCCGCGCACGCCTTCCACGATCATGCGGCGTTCGCCGGTCAGGACATCCACCGCGTAGGCGTCCTCGTATCGTCCATCCCACGAGATCTTCTGGCGGTGAGGCACATCGCTCGTGGCGAGAACGTAGTCGCTCGTGCCGGTCTCCGTGCGTGACACATCGGGGATGCTCGCCGTGCCCAACTGGACGACGGCGTCCCGGCCCTCGTGCTTCACGGCCAGGTAGGACCGGTTGCGCTCGCGGTTCGCCTGCACGAGTTGCATCGGCTGCAGGTACGGGTCGCGCCAGTTCCAGATGTCGAGCGTCACGCGATCCGCGTCGAGGATCTCCTCGTCGGGCTCGGGCTCGGGACGCGGCGCGGTGCCGAAGAAGAGACGGTCCCCGTCCTCGCTGAAGGAGACGGACCCGTTCTCGCTGATCCACCAGCCGGCGGGCACGCCGGCCGTCTCGTGGTCGGCCACCTTCTCCGCCGCCCCGCCGTCGGACCGGTAGAGCGCGAAGGACGGCTGGTCCATCTCCCACTCGTCCACATTGCTGAGGAAGGCGAAGCGTTCGCCCGATTCGTCGAAGGCCACCTGCTCATAGTGCCCCTCCCCGGCGAGCACCTCCACGCTCTCGCCGCTGGCGGGATCCACGAGATGGATCCCGTCCCCGCCCTCTTCCTCGGTCGAGGTCACGTAGGCGAGCCCGTTCCCGGCGTCGGCCACCGTGTAGGAAACGACATCGGCGTAGGCGTGCTCCGCCCCTGAATCGAGGTTCAGGAGCACGAGCGGCGTCCCGTCTTCCTTCTCATGCCGCTTCTCGTACTCCGCGGAGCGCTCCTCTTCCTCCTCCTCCGCTTCCTCCTCCTCTTCCTCGGCCTCTTCGGCCTCCTCCTCGGCCTCCTCCTCCTCGGCTTCCTCTTCTTCCTCCTCGGGAGTTTCGGAGAGGAGGTAGGCGACGAAGGCGCCCCCATCCGGCGGGACCCGGAAGGAATCGATCGGGCCGGCGCGCCGGACTCCGCCGTCATCTCCGGCGCCGTCCGCGAAGGCCTCGGCCAGGTTCACGACGGCGAGCGAGTCGCCGGGGAGATCGTCCCCGCGCTTCCCTTCGAGGCGCAGCGAGTCGACCACGGCCTTCACCGGCGGCACGCGGAAGGCGAGGTGCCGAGAGTCCCTCATGAAAGCGGGCGAGCGACCGCGGAAGCGGCGTTCCGCCGAGCCATCGCTGCGCGCGATCACGAGCGTGGGGTCGCCGTCCCAGGGCGTCAGGACGTAGGCGAGCCAGTCGCCATCCGCCGAGATCGTGCGGCCGCCGATGGAGTTCCAGCGGTAGGTGTCCTCGTGCTCGAGGCCCGGCTTGACCTGTTGGGCGGCCAGCACCTGGGGTGCGAGCAGGACACCGGGCGCGAGAAGGACGCCGGCAGCCAGCGAGAGCAGACGATGACGGTGAATCCGGGCAGGGGACGAACCAGAGACGGGAGACATCCGACTCTCCTGTTTCGAGGGATTTACGGGGTTCAACGCTTGAATAAACATCAACGCTTGAAGTAGACGGGATCGGACGGCAGCGCGTCCACGTCCACGATCCTGCCGGCGGCCATGACGACCGACTGTTTGCGGATGTTCGCGATATCGGCCAGGGGATCGGCGTCGAGCACGAGGAGGTCGGCGAGCTTGCCGGCTTCGATCGTGCCGAACTCGTCGAGCGCGCCCGCCGCGATGGCGCCGTTGCGGGTGGCGGCGACGATCGCCTCGCCCGGCGTCATCCCAAGTTCGACGAGACCCTCGATGGCGAGGATCGTCCCGATGCCGGGCTCCTGCCAGATGGGCTTGGGCGCGCGTCCGAATTCCGGCGCGACGCCCGCATAGTTGTCCGTGCCGAGGGTGGTGATGCACCCGCCGGCGATCAGCTTCTTCGCGTTCAGCCGG
Above is a window of Candidatus Palauibacter polyketidifaciens DNA encoding:
- a CDS encoding prolyl oligopeptidase family serine peptidase: MSPVSGSSPARIHRHRLLSLAAGVLLAPGVLLAPQVLAAQQVKPGLEHEDTYRWNSIGGRTISADGDWLAYVLTPWDGDPTLVIARSDGSAERRFRGRSPAFMRDSRHLAFRVPPVKAVVDSLRLEGKRGDDLPGDSLAVVNLAEAFADGAGDDGGVRRAGPIDSFRVPPDGGAFVAYLLSETPEEEEEEAEEEEAEEEAEEAEEEEEEAEEEEEERSAEYEKRHEKEDGTPLVLLNLDSGAEHAYADVVSYTVADAGNGLAYVTSTEEEGGDGIHLVDPASGESVEVLAGEGHYEQVAFDESGERFAFLSNVDEWEMDQPSFALYRSDGGAAEKVADHETAGVPAGWWISENGSVSFSEDGDRLFFGTAPRPEPEPDEEILDADRVTLDIWNWRDPYLQPMQLVQANRERNRSYLAVKHEGRDAVVQLGTASIPDVSRTETGTSDYVLATSDVPHRQKISWDGRYEDAYAVDVLTGERRMIVEGVRGFGGASLSPEGTYAYWWDETDRDWKAAPMDGSEPARSLTGSLPVAFYNELDDHPQGPPPYGGATWVEGDAAMLVYDRNDVWRVDPSGEDPAVRLTEGREADLRYRVQRVAEGGGGNFFGFGGFGGGGAGEGIEEGEVLFSVFDMGTKASGFARGRTDEAGRIEELIMGDVRYASPAKAEDAERHVWTRQTFVEFPDLWVGDADFGNARKLSDANPQQDEYRWGSAELVHWMSNDRTPLDGILIKPDGFDPSQQYPLMVYFYERMSDGLHSYQPPLPNRASVRFSFYASRGYVVFVPDIPYEIGYPGESALDAVVPGVQALIAQGFIDPDRVGVQGHSWGGYQIAYMITKTNVFAAAEAGAPVSNMTSAYGGIRWQSGMSRMFQYERTQSRIGGTLWDERDRYVHNSPVFFADKIRTPLLMLHNDEDGAVPWYQGIEMFVAMRRLGLPVFMLNYNGEGHGLGRQANQEDWAIRMQQFFDYYLIDAPAPRWMEEGVPAVVKGRDLGLELIGKPVSEQGGVSSERGSRG